A single region of the Biomaibacter acetigenes genome encodes:
- a CDS encoding ABC transporter permease — translation MIELNKKNVPSQELEFDEEMELQGTTFIREVWYRFRRNKMAMVGAITIILLIFVAVFAPWVAPYDPYKVDLKEQFIAPGAKYFLGTDMYGRDVLSRVIFGTRISLIIGLVPSIISMVLGSVLGIISGYYGGKVDTAIMRVADMVMAFPSLLLAMAVMYTLGANLYNIFIALSIVGWAGTARVVRAQTLSIKEKEFVEAARAIGVKNWIIMIRHIFPNCVAPLLVLLTLGIPEAIMSEASLSFLGVGAQPPTPSWGLMISNGKEYLFSAPWVAISPGFAILIIVLAFNFLGDGLRDALDPFMKQ, via the coding sequence ATGATTGAATTAAACAAGAAAAACGTACCGTCACAGGAACTGGAATTTGATGAAGAGATGGAACTGCAGGGTACCACCTTTATAAGAGAAGTATGGTACAGATTCAGAAGAAATAAAATGGCCATGGTGGGCGCCATTACCATCATACTTCTCATTTTTGTCGCCGTTTTTGCTCCATGGGTTGCCCCTTACGACCCGTATAAAGTGGACTTAAAAGAACAGTTTATAGCGCCCGGCGCAAAATACTTTTTGGGCACCGATATGTACGGCAGGGATGTTTTGAGCCGGGTTATATTCGGGACCCGTATTTCTCTGATAATAGGTCTGGTGCCATCAATAATTTCCATGGTTCTTGGTTCTGTACTGGGTATAATATCCGGGTATTACGGCGGCAAGGTGGATACGGCCATCATGAGGGTCGCCGACATGGTTATGGCGTTTCCTTCTCTACTTCTGGCAATGGCGGTAATGTACACTCTGGGGGCTAATTTATACAACATTTTTATCGCTTTGAGCATCGTAGGTTGGGCCGGAACGGCCAGGGTGGTGAGGGCCCAGACGCTATCCATAAAAGAAAAGGAATTTGTGGAGGCGGCAAGAGCCATTGGAGTTAAAAACTGGATTATAATGATACGGCATATTTTTCCAAACTGTGTGGCACCGCTCCTGGTGCTTTTGACCCTTGGAATTCCCGAGGCGATCATGTCGGAAGCCAGTCTCAGCTTTTTGGGTGTAGGGGCGCAGCCGCCCACTCCAAGCTGGGGTCTCATGATCTCAAACGGCAAGGAATATCTTTTTTCCGCCCCATGGGTGGCCATTAGTCCTGGTTTTGCCATATTGATAATCGTACTGGCCTTCAACTTTCTGGGCGACGGTCTGAGGGACGCTCTAGATCCCTTTATGAAGCAGTAG
- a CDS encoding ABC transporter ATP-binding protein yields MNNDVLIDIKNLKTYFYMDEGVVPAVDGVSFKINKGKTLGLVGESGCGKSVTALSILKLIPSPPGRIVEGEIIFEGQDLVKKSADEMCAIRGNDIAMIFQEPMTSLNPVYTVGKQVAESLKIHRHLTPKEAEEKTLELFNLVGIPDPKRRLNNYPHQLSGGLRQRVMIAMALACNPKLLIADEPTTALDVTIQAQILRLIKQLQEKINMSVLMITHDLGVIAEVSDDVCVMYAGTAVEYADVYTIFDKPLHPYTIGLYNSIPKLSQDENKKLFNIPGVVPNLLHLPEGCRFWPRCGDAKDICRQKNPEFFEAEKGHRVKCWKYQK; encoded by the coding sequence ATGAACAATGATGTACTGATAGATATTAAAAATCTCAAAACCTATTTTTATATGGATGAAGGTGTAGTGCCCGCTGTGGATGGAGTCAGCTTTAAGATAAATAAGGGAAAGACTCTAGGCCTTGTAGGAGAATCGGGTTGCGGCAAAAGTGTGACCGCTCTTTCCATACTGAAATTGATCCCGTCGCCTCCGGGCAGGATTGTGGAGGGAGAAATAATTTTTGAAGGCCAGGACCTGGTTAAAAAATCGGCGGATGAGATGTGTGCCATCCGCGGAAACGACATAGCGATGATTTTTCAGGAACCGATGACCTCGCTGAATCCGGTTTATACGGTTGGTAAACAGGTTGCAGAATCGTTGAAGATTCACCGCCACCTGACACCGAAAGAAGCAGAAGAAAAAACTCTGGAACTGTTCAACCTGGTAGGAATACCGGACCCGAAGAGGAGGTTGAACAATTATCCACATCAACTGTCAGGGGGTCTCAGGCAGAGAGTCATGATTGCCATGGCTCTGGCCTGCAACCCAAAATTGCTGATAGCCGACGAGCCTACAACGGCTCTTGATGTTACGATACAGGCACAGATCCTGCGGCTAATAAAACAACTGCAGGAAAAAATAAACATGTCGGTTTTGATGATTACCCATGACCTTGGCGTGATAGCGGAAGTTTCGGATGATGTCTGCGTGATGTACGCCGGGACAGCGGTGGAATATGCCGATGTATATACCATTTTTGACAAGCCGCTTCATCCGTATACCATTGGCCTCTACAACTCCATACCCAAACTTTCCCAGGATGAAAACAAGAAACTTTTCAATATACCCGGCGTGGTGCCAAACTTATTGCATCTGCCTGAAGGATGCCGGTTCTGGCCTCGATGCGGCGATGCAAAAGACATATGCAGACAGAAGAACCCGGAATTTTTTGAGGCGGAAAAAGGCCACCGGGTGAAATGCTGGAAATATCAGAAATAA
- a CDS encoding ABC transporter ATP-binding protein, giving the protein MLEISEITEEVIFLDAQFLIEAKGLKKYFSTEGTGLIKKNKGIVHAVDGIDLIVRKGETVGLVGESGCGKSTLGRLILRLIEPTAGELFFEGQNLYKISGENLRQMRKKMQIIFQDPYASLNPRMPVADIIGEPLITHGMAYGKEKEHRVMELMKIVGLRPYHMKRYPHQFSGGQRQRIGIARALALNPELVVCDEPVSALDVSIQSQVLNLLKDLQQKFNLTYIFISHDLRVVKYISDRVYVMFLGKIVESGKTRDIYNNPLHPYTRFLMSAVPEANPHIRDRERVILEGDVPSPINPPSGCRFHTRCPMAKAVCGELEPPQVDMNGHFVACHRI; this is encoded by the coding sequence ATGCTGGAAATATCAGAAATAACCGAGGAGGTAATTTTTTTGGATGCACAGTTCCTGATCGAAGCAAAAGGTCTTAAAAAATACTTCTCCACAGAAGGTACCGGTCTTATCAAAAAAAATAAAGGCATTGTCCATGCTGTGGACGGTATAGATTTAATAGTTCGAAAAGGCGAGACTGTCGGCCTTGTAGGTGAATCAGGATGCGGCAAAAGCACTCTTGGAAGGCTCATATTGAGGCTGATAGAACCCACAGCCGGAGAACTCTTTTTTGAAGGGCAGAATCTATATAAAATAAGTGGAGAAAATCTTCGGCAGATGAGAAAAAAGATGCAGATTATATTTCAGGATCCTTATGCTTCGTTAAATCCCCGGATGCCTGTGGCAGACATAATAGGAGAACCACTTATAACTCATGGTATGGCCTATGGTAAGGAAAAAGAGCATCGGGTAATGGAATTGATGAAGATAGTGGGTTTGAGGCCATATCATATGAAACGTTACCCCCATCAATTCAGCGGCGGCCAGAGGCAGAGGATCGGCATTGCCAGAGCTCTTGCTTTAAACCCCGAGCTTGTAGTATGCGATGAACCGGTATCGGCCCTGGATGTTTCAATACAATCTCAGGTATTAAATCTTTTAAAGGATCTGCAACAAAAATTCAATCTAACCTATATTTTTATTTCCCATGATTTAAGGGTTGTAAAATACATTTCTGACAGGGTTTACGTTATGTTTCTCGGCAAGATAGTGGAGTCGGGAAAAACCAGGGATATATATAACAACCCGCTGCATCCGTATACAAGATTCTTGATGTCGGCGGTGCCCGAAGCCAATCCGCATATAAGGGACAGGGAGAGGGTTATCCTTGAAGGGGATGTGCCGAGTCCCATAAATCCTCCTTCCGGCTGCAGGTTCCATACCAGGTGTCCCATGGCGAAGGCCGTATGCGGTGAACTGGAACCTCCCCAGGTTGACATGAATGGTCATTTTGTAGCTTGCCATAGAATATAA